The nucleotide window GACATCTGGGCCTCGTGCGCCTTGACGGCCAGCTGTCCCTTGTGGACACCCATGCGCTTCAGAAGACGCCATGCCGTCGCTTCCGTCGCCGACGCCCGGGCCGCCTCCGAGTACTCCGCCTTGACCTCGTCCGAGACACCGATCGCGGACAGGATGCGCTCCACATCCGTCGCGCCGACGGCCAGCTTCCCGTTCTCGATCTTGGACAGCTTGGACGGAGACATGAGGGCGCTGCGGGCCACCGCTTTGGCTTCCTTGCCGGATGCCACACGCAGTGCCCGCAGCGCGGACCCGAGATGCGCCCCGTTCACGCCCCGTACGTGGCCCACCAGTCGGTGAACGGCTCCGCTCGGGCGAGCGCCATGTCCCGGTACCGGACGAATTCCCGGGTGCGTTCCGCCGGCTGGACCTCCGAACCGAGGTACGTGCCAGTTCCGTCGTAGCTCATGACGACGGCCGAATCGGCGTCGAAGAGCCAGAAGTCGGGAACGCCGTCCAGGGGGTTCGGTCCGTCGGTCGTGTCCAGGATGAAGAACTCCTCACCGCCGGACATGTTCTTCCGGTAGCCCCAACCCAGCTCGAACCGGAGGTAGTCGGTGAGTGGGCGTGAGAGTACGTGGACCCGGTAGACCCGTTTTCCTCTTTCGGTGTGCGAACGAAGTTCTTCGACCCAGTCCGCGTTGTAGTCGAGCGGCTGCGGGTCTCCGGCGAGAAAGGAGCGATAGGCTCCGCTGTTCCCGGAGTTGCTGTAGTCG belongs to Streptantibioticus cattleyicolor NRRL 8057 = DSM 46488 and includes:
- a CDS encoding DUF6879 family protein, encoding MTTSSRNLGDLFDTFEREAFRLETLDDYSNSGNSGAYRSFLAGDPQPLDYNADWVEELRSHTERGKRVYRVHVLSRPLTDYLRFELGWGYRKNMSGGEEFFILDTTDGPNPLDGVPDFWLFDADSAVVMSYDGTGTYLGSEVQPAERTREFVRYRDMALARAEPFTDWWATYGA